One Polycladomyces subterraneus genomic region harbors:
- a CDS encoding ABC transporter ATP-binding protein — translation MAQVRLNHVYKRYGDVTAVKDFHLDIQDKEFLVLVGPSGCGKSTTLRMIAGLEEISEGELYIGDRLVNDVPPKDRDIAMVFQSYALYPHMNVYQNMAFGLKLRKFKKEEIDKRVREAARILDIEHLLDRKPKALSGGQRQRVALGRAIVREPQVFLMDEPLSNLDAKLRVQMRTEISKLHQRLETTVIYVTHDQTEAMTMGDRIVVMKDGVIQQADTPSEIYSNPANMFVAGFIGSPAMNFIDGALFEEAGDVYFRTQALQVKVPQGKAKLLREKGYVGKEVVFGIRPENIHDEPLFVESSTDSTFRAKVEVAENMGAEMYLYLSGIADKWVTARVSPRTNFAPGAEVELAFDMNKMHIFDKETEQTVL, via the coding sequence ATGGCACAGGTCCGGTTGAATCATGTGTATAAACGTTACGGCGATGTGACGGCAGTGAAGGACTTCCATCTGGACATTCAGGACAAGGAATTTTTGGTATTGGTAGGTCCATCCGGTTGCGGGAAATCGACCACATTGCGGATGATCGCTGGGTTGGAGGAAATTTCCGAAGGAGAGCTTTACATAGGGGATCGCTTGGTCAACGATGTGCCGCCGAAGGATCGGGATATTGCGATGGTATTCCAAAGCTACGCCTTGTATCCGCACATGAATGTTTACCAAAACATGGCGTTCGGATTGAAACTGCGCAAGTTCAAAAAAGAGGAAATCGACAAACGGGTGCGCGAGGCGGCTCGGATTCTTGATATCGAACATTTGCTCGACCGGAAGCCCAAGGCACTCTCCGGCGGTCAGCGCCAGCGGGTGGCGTTGGGTCGGGCTATCGTTCGGGAACCTCAGGTATTCCTGATGGATGAGCCGTTGTCCAACTTGGATGCCAAATTGCGCGTGCAGATGCGCACGGAAATCAGCAAACTGCATCAACGTTTGGAAACCACTGTCATTTATGTCACCCACGACCAAACCGAAGCGATGACGATGGGCGACCGAATCGTCGTCATGAAGGACGGTGTGATCCAGCAAGCGGATACGCCCTCAGAAATCTACAGCAACCCTGCCAACATGTTTGTCGCGGGATTCATCGGATCGCCAGCGATGAACTTCATTGACGGAGCGTTGTTTGAAGAAGCTGGGGACGTCTATTTCCGCACTCAGGCATTGCAGGTGAAAGTACCACAGGGCAAAGCCAAGCTGTTGCGTGAAAAGGGATATGTCGGCAAAGAAGTGGTGTTCGGTATCCGTCCGGAAAACATTCATGATGAGCCGCTGTTTGTAGAGTCTTCCACGGACAGCACCTTCCGGGCCAAAGTGGAAGTGGCCGAGAACATGGGGGCGGAAATGTACCTCTATCTGAGTGGCATTGCCGACAAGTGGGTCACCGCCCGCGTCAGCCCGCGAACCAACTTTGCGCCGGGAGCCGAAGTGGAATTGGCCTTCGATATGAACAAAATGCACATCTTTGACAAAGAAACGGAACAGACGGTGTTGTAA
- a CDS encoding PucR family transcriptional regulator, with the protein MNQKWAAWALRLRQMLGAEVRIVRTGEDRNPQHVYIPIPGDERLSLEVTSPLTERERLLISALLSEWAHKNEPIAKREGFAEKVARWLRDAERDPDTPVPGELLERDWEGRVPLLVVHTKVAFPLSDLAVLESYFEQQAWLIPMRERELLVMVPVSLIQSEEETALTEELYRAGEGLVEVAAAEIGETVTVVIHPPLFHPDQLPVALKELRTAWRLGRRFHPQRTVIATWNARLERLLTEIPDDVVRRWLMQSPSPFWEDGEIRETLTALFRHNLNLSETARALYVHRNTLLYRLERLKQETGLDARRFEDAVYMYTVLLLTPTEVHEE; encoded by the coding sequence ATGAATCAAAAGTGGGCGGCATGGGCGCTTCGCCTCCGGCAGATGCTGGGGGCGGAGGTTCGCATCGTGCGCACGGGAGAAGACCGAAACCCCCAACATGTATACATCCCCATTCCCGGAGACGAACGGTTGTCGCTGGAGGTCACTTCTCCGTTGACAGAACGCGAGCGGTTACTGATCTCCGCGTTGTTATCGGAATGGGCCCATAAAAATGAACCGATCGCCAAAAGAGAAGGATTTGCGGAAAAAGTTGCGCGGTGGTTGCGCGACGCAGAACGTGACCCGGATACGCCAGTGCCGGGCGAGCTGTTGGAGCGGGACTGGGAGGGGCGTGTTCCATTGTTGGTCGTGCATACGAAGGTGGCTTTCCCGTTGTCGGATCTGGCCGTCCTCGAATCCTATTTTGAACAGCAGGCTTGGCTGATACCGATGCGGGAGCGAGAGTTACTCGTAATGGTACCGGTTTCTCTCATTCAATCGGAAGAGGAAACCGCACTGACCGAGGAGTTGTACCGGGCCGGAGAAGGGTTGGTTGAGGTGGCTGCAGCCGAGATCGGAGAGACAGTGACGGTTGTGATCCATCCGCCGTTGTTCCATCCCGATCAATTGCCGGTTGCGCTGAAAGAATTGAGAACTGCTTGGCGGCTGGGGCGGCGATTCCACCCTCAACGGACGGTGATTGCCACCTGGAATGCCCGGCTGGAGCGGTTATTGACGGAAATCCCGGATGATGTCGTCCGTCGGTGGTTGATGCAGTCTCCGTCACCGTTTTGGGAGGACGGGGAGATCAGGGAGACATTGACAGCATTGTTTCGTCATAATTTGAATTTGAGTGAGACAGCCCGAGCACTGTATGTACACCGGAACACGCTTCTCTATCGGCTGGAGAGACTGAAGCAGGAAACCGGGCTGGATGCCCGACGATTCGAAGATGCGGTATATATGTATACGGTCTTGCTATTGACGCCGACAGAGGTACATGAGGAATGA
- a CDS encoding phage holin family protein, translated as MGWIIKWLINGLAVFLAAMWVPGIEVKGYGTALLVALVLGIVNALIRPILVILTLPLNIMTLGLFTFIINGFLFWLVGHVIQGFYVTSFLGAILGAIFVSLVSWVLNIIWKGIAR; from the coding sequence GTGGGCTGGATTATCAAATGGTTGATCAATGGTTTGGCCGTTTTTTTGGCTGCGATGTGGGTACCCGGTATTGAGGTGAAGGGATATGGTACGGCGTTGCTCGTCGCACTGGTGTTGGGAATTGTGAATGCGTTGATCCGTCCGATTCTGGTGATCCTGACGTTGCCGCTCAACATCATGACACTGGGGTTGTTCACATTTATCATCAATGGATTTCTCTTTTGGCTGGTGGGACATGTCATCCAAGGATTTTACGTGACCAGCTTTCTCGGTGCGATTTTGGGTGCGATCTTCGTCAGCCTGGTCTCTTGGGTGCTGAACATCATTTGGAAAGGGATTGCCCGATGA
- a CDS encoding gluconokinase — MTSPSVVIGVDIGTTSTKAVVFDFYGNVLGLGTTGYPLIQPHPGWVEQDPDEIVQAVLNSVRTAVDAADISPEKVTAVGFSAAMHSLIAVDTDGNPLTRAWIWADNRGAEQADQLRTLPFGHECYRRSGTPVHPMSPLVKLLWMKEQEPDLFRRASKFVSIKEYLWYRMFGCWAVDASLASATGLYNLSTRDWDPDILHFIGIAPDRLSPVVPPAEVFTGLQRDCAQRMGLSPDTPFVIGASDGVLANVGVGAIQSGQLAVTVGTSGAVRTAAFSPATDENARTFCYALTNDRWVIGGATNSGGDILRWLSESVFKGVSDSASPSVDRLLSLAESSPPGADGLLFLPFLTGERAPYWDPDARGAWVGLRLHHQTAHLARAALEGVTFTLRAITDAVRDVSGTQAESIRASGGFVRSPFWLQLTADILNATVEVPENKEASAMGAAVLALTAIREMDDLSRVNEWIRITRRMYPDPERVRLYHKWFPLFEETYRRLRPSFQTLSQWQR; from the coding sequence ATGACTTCTCCATCTGTCGTCATCGGTGTAGACATTGGCACGACTAGCACCAAGGCAGTTGTTTTCGACTTTTACGGAAACGTTTTGGGACTAGGTACCACGGGCTATCCACTGATTCAACCACATCCCGGTTGGGTGGAACAAGACCCTGATGAGATCGTGCAAGCTGTATTGAACAGTGTGAGAACGGCTGTCGATGCGGCCGATATCTCCCCGGAAAAAGTAACCGCCGTCGGATTCAGCGCGGCGATGCACTCTTTGATCGCCGTGGATACGGACGGAAACCCACTCACCCGTGCATGGATCTGGGCGGACAACCGTGGGGCAGAACAGGCGGATCAGTTGCGAACCCTTCCGTTTGGTCATGAATGTTACCGACGATCAGGAACGCCCGTTCATCCGATGTCCCCACTGGTTAAGTTATTGTGGATGAAGGAACAAGAACCGGACTTATTTCGACGAGCTTCCAAATTCGTCTCGATCAAGGAGTACTTATGGTATCGAATGTTCGGATGTTGGGCCGTAGATGCCTCTCTCGCTTCCGCTACGGGACTGTACAATCTCTCTACCCGCGACTGGGACCCGGACATCCTGCACTTCATCGGCATCGCACCGGATCGCCTCTCACCCGTCGTTCCTCCGGCGGAGGTCTTTACAGGATTGCAGCGGGATTGTGCGCAACGGATGGGCCTCTCTCCCGACACCCCGTTCGTCATCGGTGCCAGTGACGGCGTTTTGGCCAATGTGGGTGTTGGAGCGATTCAATCGGGACAATTGGCCGTCACTGTGGGAACGAGTGGTGCGGTCCGGACGGCTGCTTTCTCTCCAGCGACCGACGAAAACGCTCGCACGTTTTGTTATGCATTGACAAATGATCGATGGGTGATCGGCGGGGCTACCAACAGCGGTGGAGACATCTTGCGCTGGCTGTCGGAATCCGTGTTCAAGGGCGTCTCAGACTCGGCTTCACCCTCTGTCGACCGCCTGCTGTCCCTTGCCGAATCATCTCCACCCGGCGCTGATGGATTGCTGTTTCTCCCTTTTCTGACCGGAGAGCGCGCCCCCTATTGGGACCCTGATGCCCGCGGAGCTTGGGTGGGTTTGCGTTTACATCACCAAACCGCCCATCTGGCACGGGCGGCATTGGAAGGTGTGACGTTCACCCTGCGGGCCATCACCGATGCCGTGCGTGACGTGAGCGGCACGCAAGCGGAATCGATCCGTGCTTCGGGTGGGTTCGTCCGATCCCCGTTTTGGTTGCAACTGACAGCAGATATATTGAATGCCACTGTCGAAGTGCCGGAAAACAAGGAAGCTTCAGCGATGGGAGCGGCCGTATTGGCTTTAACGGCCATCCGGGAGATGGACGATTTGTCCCGTGTGAATGAGTGGATTCGCATCACGCGGCGCATGTACCCGGATCCAGAACGGGTACGACTGTACCACAAATGGTTTCCGTTGTTTGAAGAAACCTACCGTCGTTTGCGACCGTCTTTTCAAACATTATCTCAATGGCAACGATAG
- a CDS encoding GntP family permease, which translates to MSLLLIAALSIVVLLILITWVKWHPFVSLIITAIGLGLVAGMPLSDIIKSLKEGMGNTLGFIATVLALGTMLGKMMAESGGAEQIANTLIRWFGRRRVHWAMMTVAFLVGIPVFFQVGFVLLIPLVFTIAAETGISLVMIGIPLVAGLSVVHGLVPPHPAAMAAVDIYHADVGKTIFYALLVGLPAAAVAGPLYGKWIGKRIHKSVPEKMSDSFSVSRREGNLPGFANTLFTILLPVILMLVATLAEIFLPKNGVLSSVLSFVGDPIVSLLIATLYAFFSLGTLQGTTRETIQRWANDCLAPTASILLVIGGGGAFNKVLLDSGVGQAVGQLAAKSHLSPILLAWVIAAAIRVATGSATVSMLTAAGIVAPIAQAVPGTSPELLVLSTGAGSIILSHVNDSGFWMIKEYFGMSLKETFWTWTAAETLLSVVALPLILLLNGIV; encoded by the coding sequence ATGAGCTTATTGCTGATTGCCGCACTGTCCATTGTGGTGTTGCTCATACTCATCACTTGGGTAAAATGGCACCCCTTCGTCAGCCTGATCATCACCGCCATCGGTCTCGGGCTTGTCGCCGGTATGCCGCTCTCAGACATCATCAAATCACTCAAGGAAGGAATGGGAAATACCCTTGGCTTCATCGCCACCGTGCTGGCGTTGGGCACCATGTTGGGAAAAATGATGGCCGAATCGGGCGGTGCGGAGCAAATTGCCAATACGCTGATTCGCTGGTTCGGACGCCGCCGCGTACATTGGGCGATGATGACGGTGGCATTTCTCGTGGGAATCCCCGTCTTTTTTCAGGTGGGGTTTGTGCTGCTCATCCCACTGGTATTTACCATCGCAGCTGAAACGGGCATTTCCTTGGTCATGATCGGTATTCCGCTGGTGGCGGGGTTGTCCGTCGTGCACGGATTGGTTCCGCCCCATCCGGCCGCCATGGCAGCGGTGGACATCTATCACGCCGATGTGGGTAAGACCATTTTCTATGCCCTCCTGGTTGGCCTGCCCGCCGCGGCAGTAGCCGGCCCCCTGTACGGAAAATGGATTGGTAAACGGATTCATAAGTCTGTTCCTGAAAAAATGTCCGACTCTTTTTCCGTTAGCCGCCGGGAAGGAAATCTACCCGGTTTCGCCAACACCCTGTTTACCATTTTGTTGCCCGTCATTCTGATGTTGGTCGCCACTTTGGCTGAAATTTTCCTGCCGAAAAACGGGGTGCTCTCTTCCGTGTTGTCGTTTGTCGGTGATCCCATAGTTTCCCTGCTGATCGCCACCCTGTACGCCTTCTTCAGCTTGGGAACCCTGCAGGGAACGACCCGCGAGACGATTCAGCGCTGGGCAAACGATTGCCTGGCTCCCACTGCATCCATCCTGTTGGTGATCGGCGGAGGTGGTGCGTTCAACAAAGTCCTGCTCGACTCCGGGGTCGGTCAAGCCGTGGGCCAATTGGCGGCAAAATCTCATTTATCACCCATTTTGCTCGCTTGGGTGATCGCCGCTGCCATCCGTGTGGCAACCGGTTCGGCCACCGTTTCGATGCTGACGGCGGCCGGGATTGTCGCTCCCATCGCCCAAGCCGTGCCCGGAACATCACCCGAATTGCTCGTGTTGTCCACGGGGGCCGGTTCGATCATTTTGTCTCATGTGAATGACTCGGGGTTCTGGATGATTAAGGAGTATTTTGGCATGAGCCTCAAAGAGACGTTTTGGACTTGGACGGCTGCTGAAACCCTTCTGTCCGTCGTTGCCTTGCCGTTGATTTTGTTGTTAAATGGGATAGTGTAA
- the gnd gene encoding phosphogluconate dehydrogenase (NAD(+)-dependent, decarboxylating) produces MKFGMIGLGKMGMNLVLNALDHGHEVVVHDVNPEPVQALAEKGAISADSIEALTRKLSRPRVVWLMVPAGDIVDQVLESVVPVLEEGDIIIDGGNSHYRDSISRAERLGDRGLRFFDVGTSGGMEGARHGACFMIGGDKETFEQHLEPLFRDLAVENGYLYAGRTGSGHFLKMVHNGIEYGMMQAIAEGFEILDKSNFDFDYEEVARVWSNGSVIRGWLMELTRNAFAKDPRLEGIRGVMHSSGEGLWTVQTALDVQASAPVIAMSLFMRYRSLEDDTFHGKVVAALRNEFGGHAVEKK; encoded by the coding sequence ATGAAGTTCGGCATGATCGGTCTCGGCAAAATGGGGATGAACCTCGTCCTGAACGCCTTGGACCACGGACACGAAGTGGTCGTCCACGACGTCAACCCCGAACCTGTACAAGCCCTGGCGGAAAAGGGCGCCATTTCCGCTGACAGTATCGAAGCTTTGACCCGGAAACTGTCACGCCCACGTGTCGTGTGGTTGATGGTGCCTGCAGGAGACATCGTGGATCAGGTGTTGGAATCGGTAGTTCCCGTACTGGAGGAAGGCGACATCATCATTGACGGCGGCAACTCCCACTACCGTGATTCCATCTCCCGGGCCGAGCGTCTTGGCGATCGGGGACTCCGCTTTTTCGACGTCGGCACGTCTGGCGGAATGGAAGGAGCACGTCACGGCGCCTGCTTCATGATTGGCGGCGACAAGGAGACGTTTGAGCAACATTTGGAGCCATTGTTCCGTGATCTCGCCGTGGAAAACGGTTATCTATACGCGGGACGTACCGGCAGCGGCCATTTCCTCAAAATGGTGCATAATGGAATCGAATACGGCATGATGCAGGCGATCGCCGAGGGCTTCGAGATTTTGGACAAATCCAATTTTGACTTCGATTACGAAGAAGTGGCCCGCGTATGGTCGAACGGTTCCGTCATCCGGGGTTGGCTGATGGAGCTGACCCGAAACGCTTTCGCCAAAGACCCCCGGCTGGAAGGCATTCGTGGCGTCATGCATTCTTCCGGCGAGGGTTTGTGGACGGTACAGACGGCTTTGGATGTCCAGGCCAGTGCCCCGGTCATCGCAATGTCGCTGTTCATGCGCTACCGCTCGTTGGAAGACGACACCTTCCACGGAAAAGTCGTTGCCGCTTTGCGCAACGAATTCGGCGGACACGCAGTGGAGAAAAAGTGA
- a CDS encoding DUF302 domain-containing protein, which yields MFHYTVETEKTVDEAVHAVEEACAKRKFGVLWQLDIPTKLLEKGIHFDQSYRVLEVCNPDITKKALIHNQQAGHFLPCKIVVYTDVKTGKTKIGLSRPTALFALMEDEHLLSIAKEVESALIHALDEAKD from the coding sequence ATGTTCCACTATACTGTAGAGACAGAAAAAACGGTGGACGAGGCTGTTCATGCGGTGGAAGAGGCTTGCGCCAAGCGAAAATTCGGTGTGTTGTGGCAATTGGACATCCCGACCAAACTGTTAGAAAAAGGAATTCATTTTGATCAATCGTATCGCGTGTTGGAAGTGTGCAACCCGGATATAACCAAAAAAGCATTGATCCACAACCAGCAGGCAGGTCATTTTCTTCCTTGCAAGATCGTGGTATATACGGATGTGAAGACGGGCAAGACAAAAATCGGCCTGAGTCGACCGACTGCATTGTTCGCATTGATGGAGGACGAACATTTGCTGAGCATCGCCAAAGAGGTGGAATCGGCACTGATCCATGCGCTTGATGAGGCCAAGGATTAA
- the treC gene encoding alpha,alpha-phosphotrehalase, producing MTQPWWKKAVVYQIYPKSFKDTTGNGVGDLQGVIEKLDYLKTLGVDVIWLTPIYESPQRDNGYDISDYYRINPEYGTMETFERLLQQAHAKGIKVIMDIVVNHTSTEHPWFRESAKSRENPYRDFYIWKDGVNGGPPNNWKSKFGGSAWQYDERTGQYYLHLFDVTQADLNWENPELRERIYEMMRFWLDKGVDGFRLDVINLISKDQRFPNDTLETPMHDGRRFYTDGPRIHEFLKEMNRQVFARNPDLLTVGEMSSTTIENCIKYTHPDERELNMVFSFHHLKVDYPNGEKWVAADFDFLRLKRILSDWQYGMQRGGGWNALFWCNHDQPRVVSRFGDDRKYHKESAKMLATAIHLLQGTPFIYQGEEIGMTNPYFENIEDYRDVESINAYHLLRAQGKDEKTVMAALKQKSRDNARTPMQWSSEKNAGFSSGTPWIGLAPNYKEINVEQALKDPDSIFYHYQKLIQLRKQYDVIAYGDYEWILEDHPHIYAYLRRYRQETLLVINNFYGVETTFHLPENINLGGRHRILISNYPDTVNQLHHLRLRPYESVAFYIEG from the coding sequence ATGACGCAACCTTGGTGGAAAAAAGCAGTCGTGTACCAAATCTACCCGAAGAGCTTCAAGGATACGACCGGGAACGGTGTGGGCGATTTACAGGGAGTGATCGAAAAGCTCGATTATCTGAAAACATTGGGGGTTGACGTGATTTGGTTGACGCCCATCTATGAATCCCCGCAAAGGGATAACGGTTATGACATCAGCGATTATTACCGGATCAATCCGGAATACGGCACGATGGAGACCTTTGAGCGCCTCCTGCAACAGGCGCATGCAAAAGGGATCAAAGTGATTATGGACATCGTGGTGAACCATACCTCCACCGAACATCCATGGTTCCGGGAGTCGGCCAAGTCGAGGGAAAATCCCTACCGTGACTTCTACATTTGGAAAGACGGGGTGAACGGAGGACCGCCAAACAACTGGAAATCCAAATTTGGCGGGAGTGCATGGCAGTATGATGAACGAACGGGGCAGTATTATCTGCATCTGTTTGATGTGACACAAGCTGACTTGAACTGGGAGAATCCGGAACTTCGCGAGCGAATCTACGAAATGATGCGGTTCTGGCTTGACAAGGGCGTGGATGGATTTCGGTTGGATGTGATTAACCTCATTTCTAAGGACCAGCGCTTTCCCAATGATACGCTGGAAACTCCAATGCATGACGGGCGCAGGTTTTATACCGACGGTCCGCGTATACACGAGTTTTTGAAGGAAATGAACCGACAGGTGTTTGCCAGGAACCCGGACCTTTTGACGGTGGGAGAGATGTCCTCGACAACGATTGAAAACTGTATTAAATACACGCATCCGGATGAAAGGGAACTGAACATGGTTTTCAGTTTCCATCATCTTAAGGTAGACTATCCGAATGGGGAAAAATGGGTCGCCGCCGACTTTGACTTTCTCCGATTAAAAAGGATTTTAAGCGATTGGCAATATGGAATGCAGCGGGGTGGGGGTTGGAATGCCCTGTTTTGGTGCAATCATGATCAACCGAGGGTAGTTTCCCGATTTGGAGATGACCGGAAGTACCATAAGGAATCAGCCAAAATGCTGGCGACCGCCATCCACCTGTTGCAGGGGACACCGTTTATCTATCAGGGAGAAGAGATCGGCATGACCAATCCCTACTTTGAGAATATCGAGGATTATCGGGATGTCGAGTCCATCAATGCCTATCATCTGCTGCGGGCACAAGGAAAAGATGAGAAAACCGTGATGGCCGCCTTAAAGCAAAAATCACGGGACAATGCGCGTACACCCATGCAATGGAGCAGTGAAAAGAATGCAGGCTTTTCGAGCGGAACCCCGTGGATTGGTCTCGCGCCCAACTATAAGGAAATCAATGTGGAACAGGCTTTAAAGGACCCGGATTCGATTTTTTATCACTACCAAAAACTGATCCAGTTACGCAAACAATACGATGTGATCGCTTATGGGGATTATGAATGGATTTTGGAGGACCATCCCCACATCTATGCGTATCTTCGTCGCTATCGTCAGGAAACGCTGTTGGTGATCAACAACTTTTACGGGGTGGAAACGACCTTTCATTTGCCTGAGAACATCAATCTTGGTGGGCGACATCGCATATTGATATCCAATTATCCGGATACGGTAAACCAATTGCATCATCTGAGATTGCGTCCATATGAATCTGTGGCCTTTTACATTGAGGGGTGA
- the treP gene encoding PTS system trehalose-specific EIIBC component, producing MDAMKHSVERIVQAVGGKDNIVTATHCVTRLRLVLKDEGKVDKNELERVDVVKGSFSANGQFQIVIGAGVEKAYKYLLEITGMEHATKEKVKSEAEKKLNPLQRLVKTLGDIFIPLLPAIVSAGLLMGINNVLTGKGIFYPNQALIDVHPEWKDLAGIINLIANTAFVFLPGLIGWSAVKRFGGSELLGIVLGLMLIHPDLMNAWSYAEAVSKGTVPYWHVFGLSIQKIGYQGQVLPVLVSAYVLTKIELYLRKRVPEGFQLLLVAPIALLITGFLSFIVIGPVTFAIGKAITSAFVWVFHQVPLLGGLIYGAFYAPLVVTGMHHTFLAVDLQLIASTGGTFLWPILALSNISQGSAALAMMFVSKDEKVKGMSLVSTISAYLGITEPAMFGINIRYRYPFYCGMIGSAIAAVVITSQHVRASSIGVGGLPGFLSIFPQYWSVFFVGMAIALIVPFVLTIVLGKKSA from the coding sequence ATGGATGCGATGAAGCATTCGGTGGAACGGATCGTCCAAGCAGTTGGGGGCAAGGACAACATCGTCACCGCTACCCATTGTGTCACGCGGTTGAGACTGGTCTTGAAGGACGAGGGGAAAGTCGACAAAAATGAGCTGGAACGTGTGGATGTGGTCAAAGGTTCCTTTTCCGCTAACGGACAGTTTCAAATTGTCATCGGTGCGGGCGTTGAGAAAGCATACAAATATTTGCTTGAAATCACAGGGATGGAACACGCTACCAAGGAAAAGGTCAAAAGCGAAGCGGAGAAGAAACTGAATCCTCTTCAACGACTCGTTAAAACATTGGGAGATATCTTTATCCCGCTTCTGCCGGCGATCGTGAGTGCGGGTCTGTTGATGGGGATCAACAATGTATTGACGGGAAAGGGTATTTTCTATCCCAATCAGGCATTGATCGACGTCCATCCTGAATGGAAGGATTTAGCCGGGATTATCAATTTGATCGCCAATACTGCGTTTGTGTTCTTGCCGGGACTGATCGGATGGTCTGCCGTCAAACGTTTTGGGGGCAGTGAATTACTGGGCATCGTGCTGGGATTGATGTTGATCCACCCGGATTTGATGAATGCCTGGAGTTACGCTGAAGCCGTCTCCAAAGGAACCGTTCCTTACTGGCACGTATTTGGATTGAGCATCCAGAAGATCGGATACCAAGGCCAGGTTTTGCCGGTCCTTGTTTCCGCTTACGTGTTGACCAAGATTGAATTGTATCTGAGAAAACGGGTACCGGAAGGTTTTCAGCTGCTGTTGGTAGCGCCCATCGCGCTTTTGATTACCGGGTTTCTGTCTTTCATCGTAATCGGTCCTGTCACATTTGCAATCGGGAAAGCGATTACATCTGCATTTGTCTGGGTCTTCCATCAAGTCCCGTTGCTTGGTGGGCTGATTTATGGCGCATTCTACGCGCCTTTGGTGGTCACCGGCATGCACCATACATTCCTGGCCGTGGATCTGCAGTTGATTGCAAGCACGGGCGGCACCTTCCTGTGGCCGATTCTGGCGCTGTCCAATATCTCCCAAGGGTCTGCAGCGTTGGCCATGATGTTTGTTTCCAAAGACGAGAAAGTCAAGGGGATGTCTTTGGTCTCCACGATTTCCGCTTATCTCGGAATCACGGAACCGGCGATGTTTGGGATCAACATTCGCTACCGCTATCCTTTTTATTGCGGCATGATCGGGTCCGCCATCGCAGCGGTGGTGATCACGTCACAACATGTAAGAGCTTCTTCGATCGGCGTTGGAGGTCTCCCTGGCTTCCTGTCCATTTTCCCTCAGTATTGGAGTGTGTTCTTTGTCGGAATGGCCATTGCGTTGATCGTGCCTTTCGTCCTGACGATCGTATTGGGAAAGAAATCTGCATAA
- the treR gene encoding trehalose operon repressor, which translates to MNRRYIQIYEDIKGKILEHHYLPGDKLPSENDLCRHYGVSRGTIRKALNLLAEEGMIHSLHGKGVFVLDNKPITFSVGGLVSFKEASEYSGQAFVTHVPKLESMVINPSLHKITQLPLGAEAYHLYRVRELDGENIILDINYFLKDVVTDLTKEIAENSIYEYMEQTLQLKIGFARRVILVEPATSKDKEYLDLQPNSPFVVVVKNFVHLYDGIQFEYTESRHRPDRFVFTDFARRR; encoded by the coding sequence ATGAACAGGAGATACATTCAGATATACGAAGATATCAAGGGGAAAATATTGGAGCATCATTATCTTCCCGGCGATAAGCTGCCGTCTGAAAATGATTTGTGTCGCCATTACGGGGTCAGTAGAGGAACCATTCGAAAAGCGTTGAATTTGTTGGCCGAGGAGGGGATGATCCACAGCCTGCATGGGAAAGGCGTTTTTGTGTTGGATAACAAACCGATCACTTTTTCAGTGGGGGGACTTGTCAGTTTCAAGGAAGCCAGTGAATACAGCGGCCAAGCTTTTGTCACCCATGTCCCTAAATTGGAAAGCATGGTCATCAATCCTTCTCTTCACAAAATAACCCAACTTCCGCTTGGGGCCGAGGCGTATCATTTGTATCGCGTTCGCGAGTTGGATGGGGAAAACATCATTTTGGACATCAACTATTTTTTAAAGGATGTTGTTACCGACCTGACAAAGGAGATCGCCGAAAATTCCATCTACGAATATATGGAACAAACGTTGCAACTCAAAATCGGCTTTGCCCGAAGAGTGATCCTGGTCGAACCGGCTACTTCGAAAGACAAGGAATATCTGGACCTTCAGCCGAACAGCCCTTTTGTTGTGGTAGTGAAAAATTTCGTCCATTTATATGATGGAATCCAGTTTGAGTACACCGAATCCCGGCACCGACCCGATCGATTTGTTTTTACGGATTTTGCTCGTCGCCGATAA